GCATCACCCGCGGCTGCTGCTCGTGGACGAGCCGACCACCGGCCTCGATCCGATCATGGCCGACACGATCAACGAGCTGATCCTCCAGATGCGCGACCGCCTGGGCGTGACCGTCGTCTGCATCACCCACGATATCGGCGCGGCATTCCGGATCGCCGACCACCTGGCCATGCTCTACCAGGGAGAGGTCATCGAGAGCGGCACGCCGGACGCCATGAAGAACTCCGCCAACGGAGTCGTCCGCCAGTTCCTCTCCGGCAGCGCCCACGGCCCCATCCACGGATGAAGTCAACAGCGGGGACGGGGTTTACAATTGACTTTTCGGAAGGGGGCAGAGCCCCCTTCCGAAAAGTCAATTGTAAACCCCGTCCCCGCTGTTGACTTCTTGATTTGACGGGGCTGGGCTGCGCCGGTAAACCTCCGTCGTTCCGACGGTTTCCCTCCCAAACGTACCTACCTTCGGAGGCCTCATGCGGGTTCTGGTTGCAGGCTCCGGTGGGCGTGAGCACGCGCTGGTCTGGAAGATCGCTCGAAGTCCGCTCGTCGAGCGGGTGTTCGCCGCGCCCGGAAACGACGGGATGGCCACCAATGCGACCCTCGTGCCCGACGTGGCAGCGGGGGATGCGGAGGGGCTGATCCGCATCGCGCGGGAGAACGAGATCGAGCTGGTGGTGATCGGGCCGGAGGATCCGCTGGCGGAGGGTGTGGCCGACCGGCTGCGCGAGGCGGGGCTCGCGGTCTTCGGGCCGTCGGCGGCAGCCGCGCAGCTCGAGGGCAGCAAGAACTTCGCCCGCGAGTTCATGGCGCGGCATGGCATTCCCCAGCCCCGTTTTCGGGCGTTCACCGATCTCGAGAGCGCGATCGCCGCGGTGAAAGAAGACGGCGGGCCGTGCGTCGTGAAGGCCGACGGCCTGGCTGCGGGCAAGGGCGTCGCCGTCTGCGACGGGCCCGAAGATGCCGAGGCGGCCCTGCGGGAGATCCTCGCGGATCGACGCTTCGGATCCGCTGGAGACCAGGTGTTGATCGAGGAACGGCTGGTCGGGGAGGAGGCATCCTACTACGCCATCTCCGATGGCGAGCAGGTCGTCACCCTCGCCGCGGCCCAGGATCACAAGCGAGCCCTCGACGGCGATCGCGGCGAGAATACCGGCGGAATGGGTGCCTACGTGCCGGCACCGGTGGTCAACGAGGCCGTCGAAAAACGTGTCCTCGAAGAGATCGTGCATCCGACCCTGCGCGGAATGCGTGCCGAGGGCACGCCCTTCAGCGGCGTCCTCTTCGTGGGGTTGATGATCGATAACGAGGGAACGCCGCGGGTCATCGAATTCAATGTGCGCTTCGGCGATCCGGAAACCCAGGTTCTGTTCGCACAGATGAGCGGTGATCTGGTCCCGCTCCTGCACGGCGCTGCTACCGGAAACCTCTCGCCTCAGACGGTGGCGACCGAGGATGCGGCGGTCTGCATCGTGCTCGCCTCGGGCGGCTACCCGCGGAGCTACGAAACCGGCAAGCCGATCACGGGCCTGGCCGCCGCCGAAGCCCACGAGGGCGTGGCTGTGTTTCACGCCGGCACTCGTCGGCAAGGCGACGGCTTCGTGACGAGCGGCGGCCGGGTCCTCGGCGTGACGGCACGCGGCCCGGATGTGGCCAGCGCCCGGGCGCGCGCCTATGCGGCGGCCGATGAGATCCAGTTCGAGGGTTTGCAGCGACGAGAAGACATCGCCGCACGAGCCGAGGGTGGCTGAGCCTTGGATGCCGTCGCCGAATTCTCCGTCCCCGAGGCGGCCAGGCGACTGGCCGAGGGGGCGTTGGTCGCGTTTCCCACGGAAACGAGTTGGGGCCTCGCCGCCGACGCGACCTCCGAGCGTGGTGTTGCCGCGCTTCTCCGTTGGAAGGCAAGGCCGACCGGCCAGCCGCTTTCCGTGCTCGTCGAGGACACACATGCGCTGGCGGGCCTTGGCATCGAGTTGGCTCCGGAAGCTGCTCGTCTGGCCACAGCTTTCTGGCCGGGCCCCCTCACGCTGGTTCTCCCGCTCGGTGCCCGGCCCGCCCAGCGATTCGCCCCATGCGTCGTCAGCGAACGCGAGACCCTCGGCGTGCGCTGCAGTCCCCACCCGGACGCCCAGGCGTTGGCTGCCGAAATGGCAGAGCTTGGCGCGGGCCCCGTAACGGCGACGAGCTTGAACCGCAGCGGCCAGGTTGCCGTCGGGACCCGCCAGGAGGCTCGCTCCCTCTGCCGGGGCATTGGAAGTCCCGCCCTGCTCCAGGGCGCTGAGTGTGGCGGGGGCCCGCCCAGCAGCGTCGTCGATTGCAGCGCCAGCCCGCCCAAGATCCTGAGGGAGGCAGCGATCCCCCGCTCACGACTCGAAGCCGCCCTCGTCCCCAGGAGCACCGCACAGGCCTCATGACCGACGTTCAACCTTTTTGCGCCCTTCGCTATGACACCAGCCGTGTTGCCCTCGAAGACGTGATCGCTCCGGTCTACGACGTCGTCGCAGCCGAAGATCGCGCCACCTATTGGGATCGCCATCCGAACAACGCCTTGCGCCTGGTGTTGACGCGCGATGCCGCGGACGAGCGTGCCACCGACTACAGCGACGTGGCAGACACGCTCGCGAAGTGGCGGGAAGAGGGCGTCCTGGCCCGCGACGAAACGCCCGCCTACTACGTGCTGCGTCAGCGCTTCACGGCACCGGATGGCCGTACGCTGGAGCGACTGGGCTTCTTCGGCGCTCTTGCCCTCGAGGATTACGCTGCGCGAATCGTTCGCCCTCACGAGCGAACGCTCGCCGGACCCAAGGCGGACCGCTTGAAGATCCTGCGCGCGACCGAGACGAATCTTTCCTCGGTGTTCATGCTGTACGAAGATCGCGACGACAAGCTGCAGCCGATCTTCGAGTCGGCTCTGCGCGACCCCGCTGCGTTGACGGTTCGGGATGACGGGGGGGTCGAGCAGACGATCGTGCCTCTCCGCGACCCCGGAGCCGTGGCCCGGGTGAGTGCCTTCATGGCCGAGCGTCCGGTCGTCATCGCCGATGGGCACCACCGTTACGAGACGGCACTCGCCTATCGGGACGAGCAGCGAGCGGCGGGCAAGCCTGTCGACGCCCCTTGCGCGCGTCTGATGACGTACTTCGCCAACGCCTACGCTCCGGGTAGCTTGCTGCTGCCGATCCATCGACTCGTCGTGGCGCCGCCTTCGCCGCAGGGCGACGCCTGGCAGGTGCTTTCCGATGCGGGCTGGGCGAGCAAGGAAATCCAGGTCAGCGACCGGGCCGCCATTCCCGAGGCGCTGGAGACCCATCTTGCTCCGCTCACCGATTGTTATGCGTTCGCCGCCGATGATGCAAGCGGGAAGCTCGTCATCTGGTCGCGTCCGGCAGAGGCCGAACTCTCGGTGAGGGTGATCCACGACGAAGTGCTGGCACGTGTCTTCGGCCTCGATGCGGAAGCCGTACGGAGTGGCGCCGTCGCCTTTCCGAAATCCGCGGCGCAGACGGCGAAGGATGTGCGCGAAGGTCGCGGCCGTGTGGCGCTTTACCTGAATCCGCTCTCGCCGGATGACGTCTTTCGTGTGACCGAGGCGGGTGAGACGCTGCCCCAGAAATCGACGTTCTTTCATCCGAAGCTGCCGACCGGCTTGTTGTTCCGGAGCCTTGCTGTTCCGGAGCTCGAGGCCGAGTGAGTCGGCGGACCAAGCGCGACCCCAAGCGGGTCGGAGGCATGGTCGGCCGGGTGCTCGCCGATCTCGGCCATACCGGTGCGGCGCCCGCCTTCGCTCTCTTCGACGCCTGGGACCAGGCCTTGGGGGACGCGGCCGAGCACTGTGAGCCGGTGGATCTCCGGCTCGGAGTCCTGGAGGTCGCCGTGGATTCGAGTGTCTGGGCCCAGCACCTCCAGATGCGGCGGGCAGAGATCCTCCGTTCCCTGGCCGATGCCATGGGGGAGGGTGCCCCCACGGACCTCCGCTTCCGAGTGCGATAGACTGACCGGCCGTGAGTCCGGAAACCCCCGATTCTGCTCGATCTTCTTCTTCTGGCCTGAGCTGCGATTTCTGCGGCGAAGAGGCCGCCAGCGTGCGTCGCGTCGCCCTCGACGAGGAGTACGAGCGCCTGCGAACTCCCCACAGGGAGCAATACGCCTGCCCGTCGTGCTCGGATCGGAAGGAGCAGGAGCGTCGCGGGGTGCCGCCGCGCCAACGCTGATCCGGCTCCCGGCAGCGTTGACCCACGGCACGGGGTCGTCTAGCTTCCCCGCCCGCTGTTCTGGCTTCTAGGGCGCCGATTTCCCAAGGAATTTCAGC
This genomic interval from bacterium contains the following:
- a CDS encoding DUF721 domain-containing protein, which encodes MSRRTKRDPKRVGGMVGRVLADLGHTGAAPAFALFDAWDQALGDAAEHCEPVDLRLGVLEVAVDSSVWAQHLQMRRAEILRSLADAMGEGAPTDLRFRVR
- a CDS encoding DUF1015 domain-containing protein — its product is MTDVQPFCALRYDTSRVALEDVIAPVYDVVAAEDRATYWDRHPNNALRLVLTRDAADERATDYSDVADTLAKWREEGVLARDETPAYYVLRQRFTAPDGRTLERLGFFGALALEDYAARIVRPHERTLAGPKADRLKILRATETNLSSVFMLYEDRDDKLQPIFESALRDPAALTVRDDGGVEQTIVPLRDPGAVARVSAFMAERPVVIADGHHRYETALAYRDEQRAAGKPVDAPCARLMTYFANAYAPGSLLLPIHRLVVAPPSPQGDAWQVLSDAGWASKEIQVSDRAAIPEALETHLAPLTDCYAFAADDASGKLVIWSRPAEAELSVRVIHDEVLARVFGLDAEAVRSGAVAFPKSAAQTAKDVREGRGRVALYLNPLSPDDVFRVTEAGETLPQKSTFFHPKLPTGLLFRSLAVPELEAE
- the purD gene encoding phosphoribosylamine--glycine ligase, with the protein product MRVLVAGSGGREHALVWKIARSPLVERVFAAPGNDGMATNATLVPDVAAGDAEGLIRIARENEIELVVIGPEDPLAEGVADRLREAGLAVFGPSAAAAQLEGSKNFAREFMARHGIPQPRFRAFTDLESAIAAVKEDGGPCVVKADGLAAGKGVAVCDGPEDAEAALREILADRRFGSAGDQVLIEERLVGEEASYYAISDGEQVVTLAAAQDHKRALDGDRGENTGGMGAYVPAPVVNEAVEKRVLEEIVHPTLRGMRAEGTPFSGVLFVGLMIDNEGTPRVIEFNVRFGDPETQVLFAQMSGDLVPLLHGAATGNLSPQTVATEDAAVCIVLASGGYPRSYETGKPITGLAAAEAHEGVAVFHAGTRRQGDGFVTSGGRVLGVTARGPDVASARARAYAAADEIQFEGLQRREDIAARAEGG
- a CDS encoding L-threonylcarbamoyladenylate synthase, yielding MDAVAEFSVPEAARRLAEGALVAFPTETSWGLAADATSERGVAALLRWKARPTGQPLSVLVEDTHALAGLGIELAPEAARLATAFWPGPLTLVLPLGARPAQRFAPCVVSERETLGVRCSPHPDAQALAAEMAELGAGPVTATSLNRSGQVAVGTRQEARSLCRGIGSPALLQGAECGGGPPSSVVDCSASPPKILREAAIPRSRLEAALVPRSTAQAS